The Sphingomonas sp. So64.6b genome includes a region encoding these proteins:
- a CDS encoding esterase-like activity of phytase family protein: protein MTDSRARATSLDFTDETLATLALPGGALTITRGLGSGLARRAGDPPGTIWAIGDRGPNLKVKLALERYRLTQMAPYAKIEGAKIMPRPDIGPAISELRIEGDRVTIVRTIPLRGHGGATLSGLPTPGGANSVSEPAIALDGTILAPDPSGADTEGIAAAADGSFWIAEEYGPSLFHVAADGGVIARWVPSGSESLFAGADYPVLGALPAIAARRQINRGFEALALSEDGVWLYLAFQSPLAHPDEKAHRKARHVRIWKLDTKTGAVAAQYLYPLDAPKTFRRDVALGKVDKSDIKVSELVLLGPDRLLTLERASATTKLYAVRLDAAHATAREQLDDATRPTIEQLSADDRIGDLALKKTLILDTDDLPEVDPDLEGLVVLSANTLLLVNDNDFGTEGVRTRFWRVELASDLPIGVPLPSEEGGRSEATEG, encoded by the coding sequence ATGACCGACAGCCGCGCTCGCGCCACCTCGCTCGACTTCACCGACGAAACCCTCGCCACGCTCGCCCTCCCCGGCGGCGCGCTGACCATCACGCGTGGCCTCGGTTCGGGTCTCGCGCGCCGCGCGGGCGATCCGCCGGGCACGATCTGGGCGATCGGCGACCGTGGCCCGAACCTCAAGGTCAAGCTCGCGCTCGAACGCTATCGCCTGACGCAGATGGCGCCCTATGCGAAGATCGAAGGCGCCAAGATCATGCCGCGTCCCGATATCGGACCGGCAATCTCCGAACTGCGCATCGAAGGCGACCGCGTCACCATCGTTCGCACGATCCCATTACGCGGTCACGGCGGCGCCACGCTGTCCGGCCTGCCCACCCCCGGCGGCGCGAACAGCGTCAGCGAACCGGCGATCGCGCTCGACGGCACGATCCTCGCACCCGACCCGTCGGGCGCGGACACCGAGGGTATCGCCGCGGCGGCGGACGGCAGCTTCTGGATCGCAGAGGAATATGGCCCGTCGCTGTTCCACGTCGCGGCCGATGGCGGGGTCATCGCCCGCTGGGTGCCGAGCGGCAGCGAAAGCCTGTTCGCCGGCGCCGACTATCCGGTGCTCGGTGCGCTCCCCGCCATCGCCGCGCGCCGTCAGATCAACCGTGGCTTCGAGGCGCTCGCATTATCGGAAGACGGTGTCTGGCTCTACCTCGCCTTTCAGAGCCCGCTCGCCCATCCGGACGAGAAAGCGCACCGCAAGGCACGCCATGTGCGCATCTGGAAACTGGACACGAAAACCGGCGCGGTCGCCGCGCAATATCTCTACCCGCTCGACGCGCCCAAAACCTTTCGCCGCGATGTGGCGCTGGGCAAGGTCGACAAGTCCGACATCAAGGTCAGCGAACTCGTCCTGCTTGGCCCGGACCGCCTGCTGACCCTCGAACGCGCCTCGGCCACGACCAAGCTTTACGCCGTGCGGCTCGACGCGGCCCATGCGACCGCCCGCGAACAGCTCGACGACGCGACCCGGCCGACGATCGAACAGCTCAGTGCAGACGACCGGATCGGCGATCTCGCGCTGAAAAAGACGCTGATCCTCGACACCGACGATCTCCCCGAAGTTGATCCGGACCTTGAAGGACTGGTCGTGCTGTCGGCAAACACGCTGCTGCTGGTCAACGACAACGACTTCGGCACGGAGGGCGTGCGGACACGCTTCTGGCGAGTGGAACTGGCGAGCGATCTACCGATCGGCGTCCCTCTCCCATCGGAAGAGGGAGGGAGGAGCGAAGCGACGGAAGGGTGA
- a CDS encoding Hsp70 family protein — protein sequence MQTKGPVLGLDFGTTNSVAALGRDGVPPELIEFDAPDGRDAVFRSALCFWHDDAVRGGIASEAGPWAIAEYLEYPQDSRFVQSFKSVAASASFEHASIFERRLRFEDLGRLFLDKMRARSGGRLNAAPARVVVGRPVEYAGRRPDAALARTRYDLMFAGIGAEIHYVYEPVGAAYSFAARLTEPATVLVADFGGGTSDFSVVRIAAPGAARRCEPLGHAGIGIAGDRFDYRIIDRLVLPMLGKGSTYKSFDKLLEIPRGYFADFADWSRLALMRNRKTMAELEQLRRNATDPAAIGRMIAVIEQELGYPLYDAVGRLKRALSNDDRAHFHFAGAGLTIEADVTRTEFETWIAEDIARIDQTVDRALTVAGVTAAQIDRVFLTGGTSLTPRVRAIFEQRFGDAAIASGGELTSIAHGLALIGQEDDLAAWSV from the coding sequence ATGCAGACCAAAGGCCCCGTGCTCGGGCTCGATTTCGGCACGACCAACAGCGTCGCCGCGCTTGGGCGTGACGGCGTGCCGCCCGAGCTGATCGAGTTCGACGCGCCCGATGGCCGGGACGCGGTGTTCCGCTCGGCCTTGTGCTTCTGGCACGACGATGCGGTGCGCGGCGGGATCGCGTCGGAGGCGGGGCCATGGGCGATCGCCGAATATCTCGAATATCCGCAGGACAGCCGCTTCGTGCAGTCGTTCAAATCGGTCGCGGCGAGCGCCAGTTTCGAACATGCCTCGATTTTCGAACGGCGCTTGCGCTTCGAGGATCTCGGCCGGCTGTTCCTCGACAAGATGCGCGCGCGCAGCGGCGGGCGGCTGAACGCCGCGCCGGCACGCGTGGTGGTCGGGCGTCCGGTCGAATATGCCGGCCGCCGGCCCGACGCGGCACTGGCGCGGACGCGCTACGATCTGATGTTCGCAGGGATCGGCGCGGAAATCCATTATGTCTATGAACCGGTCGGCGCGGCGTACAGCTTCGCGGCGCGGCTGACCGAGCCGGCAACCGTTCTGGTTGCCGATTTCGGCGGCGGCACGAGCGACTTCTCGGTCGTGCGCATCGCCGCACCGGGCGCCGCGCGACGCTGCGAACCGCTTGGCCATGCCGGTATCGGCATCGCCGGCGACCGCTTCGATTACCGCATCATCGACCGGCTGGTGCTGCCGATGCTGGGTAAGGGCAGCACGTACAAGTCGTTCGACAAACTGCTGGAAATCCCGCGCGGTTACTTCGCCGATTTCGCCGACTGGTCGAGACTGGCGCTGATGCGCAACCGCAAGACCATGGCCGAGCTCGAACAGTTGCGCCGCAACGCGACCGACCCGGCGGCGATCGGCCGGATGATCGCGGTGATCGAGCAGGAGCTGGGGTATCCGCTGTACGACGCGGTCGGCCGGCTGAAGCGTGCGCTGTCGAACGACGATCGGGCGCATTTCCACTTCGCCGGCGCGGGCCTGACGATCGAGGCCGATGTCACCCGCACCGAATTCGAGACCTGGATCGCCGAGGATATCGCGCGGATCGACCAGACCGTCGATCGCGCGCTGACCGTGGCCGGGGTGACGGCGGCGCAGATCGATCGTGTGTTCCTGACTGGCGGCACATCGCTGACACCACGCGTCCGGGCGATCTTCGAACAACGCTTCGGCGACGCGGCGATCGCGTCGGGCGGCGAACTCACCTCGATCGCGCATGGCCTTGCGCTGATCGGGCAAGAGGATGACCTGGCGGCCTGGTCGGTTTGA
- a CDS encoding NAD-dependent epimerase/dehydratase family protein codes for MKVLIFGATGMVGRGVLRECLLDDGVTDVMTVGRAITGAVSDAGGDKLRELVVEDLFAIGAVRESLLKCDACFFCLGVSVAGMNEADYTHITHDLTLVIAERVAALNPDATFVYVTGAGTSEQSRMMWARVKGRTEAALARLPFKASFMFRPGFIQPLHGIVSKTGWYRAAYALTGWVAGPVRRRWPGAVTTTENVGRAMIAVARDGFDKHVLDNADINRAAG; via the coding sequence ATGAAAGTCCTGATCTTCGGTGCGACCGGTATGGTCGGGCGCGGCGTGCTGCGCGAATGTCTGCTCGACGATGGCGTCACCGATGTGATGACGGTCGGCCGCGCGATCACTGGCGCGGTCAGCGATGCCGGCGGCGACAAGCTGCGCGAACTGGTGGTCGAGGATCTGTTCGCGATCGGCGCGGTGCGCGAGAGCCTGCTCAAGTGCGACGCCTGCTTCTTCTGCCTCGGCGTGTCCGTCGCGGGGATGAACGAGGCGGACTATACCCACATCACCCATGACCTCACTTTGGTCATCGCCGAGCGCGTCGCGGCGCTCAATCCGGATGCGACCTTCGTCTATGTCACTGGCGCGGGCACCAGCGAGCAAAGCCGGATGATGTGGGCGCGGGTCAAGGGCCGGACCGAAGCGGCGCTGGCGCGGCTGCCGTTCAAGGCGAGTTTCATGTTCCGGCCGGGGTTTATCCAGCCCTTGCACGGCATCGTGTCGAAGACCGGCTGGTACCGGGCGGCCTATGCCTTGACCGGCTGGGTCGCCGGGCCGGTGCGCCGCCGCTGGCCGGGCGCGGTGACCACGACCGAGAATGTCGGGCGGGCAATGATCGCGGTCGCACGGGACGGGTTTGACAAGCACGTGCTGGATAATGCGGATATCAATCGGGCGGCGGGATAG